A portion of the Macadamia integrifolia cultivar HAES 741 unplaced genomic scaffold, SCU_Mint_v3 scaffold779, whole genome shotgun sequence genome contains these proteins:
- the LOC122069953 gene encoding cyclin-dependent kinases regulatory subunit 1-like — MGQIQYSEKYFDDTYEYRHVVLPPEVAKLLPKNRLLSENEWRAIGVQQSRGWVHYAIHRPEPHIMLFRRPLNFQQQQENQAQQQILAK, encoded by the exons ATGGGACAGATTCAGTACTCTGAGAAATATTTCGACGACACTTACGAGTACAG GCATGTCGTTCTTCCTCCTGAAGTGGCCAAGCTGCTCCCAAAGAATCGTCTTCTTTCGGAA AATGAGTGGCGAGCGATCGGAGTTCAGCAGAGCCGTGGATGGGTTCACTACGCGATCCACCGCCCTGAGCCACACATTATGCTCTTCAGGAGGCCCCTTAACTTCCAGCAGCAGCAGGAGAACCAGGCTCAGCAACAGATACTCGCCAAGTGA